In one window of bacterium DNA:
- a CDS encoding rRNA adenine dimethyltransferase family protein → MSLLDDTKKILLQNSIRPQKKLGQHFLVNEEILNQIISAAQLSKEDTVLEIGAGIGILTSQLVPLVSKVIAVEIAPVLINILNQELAGYTNVLIIKEDILKVNLSELLDRKDQRLKTKDQRLKIEEEDRRQKTEDRLRISDLNIESRVPSSESRVPSSESRVPSPESRFSAEKKIKVVANLPYYIVTPVIIHLLQAKENFSTLILMVQKEVGDRILAKPGSKTYGALSILVQYHCQVERICEVSRQCFYPHPQVDSVVLRLNILDRPSISVKDEQFFFKLVRAAFSKRRKMLINAISDVGISKERLTESLVENKIDPKRRGETLTLEEFGRLSDFLKEVESSK, encoded by the coding sequence ATGTCTTTACTTGATGATACGAAGAAAATACTATTACAAAACAGTATCAGACCCCAAAAAAAATTAGGACAACATTTCCTTGTGAACGAGGAGATACTTAATCAAATAATTTCAGCGGCGCAATTATCGAAAGAGGATACCGTTTTAGAAATTGGCGCCGGAATTGGTATTTTAACCAGTCAATTAGTCCCGTTGGTCTCAAAGGTTATTGCGGTTGAAATTGCCCCGGTCTTGATAAATATTCTCAATCAAGAATTAGCGGGATATACGAATGTTTTGATAATAAAGGAGGATATTTTAAAAGTAAATTTGTCTGAACTGTTAGATAGAAAAGACCAAAGACTAAAGACCAAAGACCAAAGACTAAAAATAGAGGAAGAAGACCGGAGACAGAAGACAGAAGACAGATTACGGATTTCGGATTTGAACATAGAATCCCGAGTCCCGAGCTCCGAGTCCCGAGTCCCGAGCTCCGAGTCCCGAGTCCCGAGCCCCGAGTCCCGATTTTCAGCAGAAAAGAAGATAAAGGTAGTTGCCAATTTACCTTATTATATTGTAACACCAGTAATTATACATCTTTTGCAGGCGAAAGAGAACTTCTCAACATTAATTTTAATGGTGCAGAAAGAGGTTGGGGATAGAATCCTGGCTAAACCAGGGTCAAAAACCTATGGGGCATTATCTATCCTGGTGCAATATCATTGTCAAGTAGAGCGGATATGTGAGGTAAGCAGGCAATGTTTTTACCCTCATCCACAGGTAGATTCAGTTGTCTTAAGGTTAAATATCTTAGACAGACCATCAATATCAGTAAAGGATGAGCAGTTTTTCTTTAAACTAGTTAGAGCCGCCTTTTCAAAGAGAAGAAAAATGCTAATTAATGCCATTTCAGATGTGGGCATTAGTAAAGAAAGACTAACAGAATCTCTTGTTGAAAATAAAATTGACCCGAAAAGAAGAGGGGAAACATTAACATTAGAAGAATTTGGTAGACTAAGTGATTTTTTGAAAGAAGTAGAAAGTAGTAAGTAA